The Camelus dromedarius isolate mCamDro1 chromosome 1, mCamDro1.pat, whole genome shotgun sequence genome has a window encoding:
- the TNIP2 gene encoding TNFAIP3-interacting protein 2 isoform X3, which yields MSSGDAGSGGREGAPRTAAALCGLYHEAGQRLRRLQDQLAARDALIARLRARLAALEGDAAPSLVDALLEQVARFREQLRQREGSAAEAALRQEIERLSEQLEEKERETQQLMNQPECEREREVALLRRSVEEKERARAASDILCRSLADETHQLRRTLAATAHMCQHLAKCLDERQRAQGDAGERSPEQPKCAGGDASVHAVVEKLREENRLLKQKVTHVEDLNAKWQRYDASRDEYVRGLHAQLQGLQAPHEPETPSPPELMRKEISRLNRQLEEKINDCAEVKQELAAARRVRDAALERVQMLEQQILAYKDDFTSERADRERAQSRIEELEEQLASLQPRASWRTLERQAPAGFTPGAKRPGA from the exons ATGTCGTCGGGGGACGCGGGGTccggggggcgggagggggcccCGCGCACGGCTGCCGCGCTCTGCGGCCTGTACCACGAGGCCGGGCAGCGGCTGAGGCGCCTGCAGGACCAGCTGGCCGCCCGAGACGCCCTCATAGCGCGCCTCCGCGCCCGTCTGGCCGCGCTCGAGGGGGACGCGGCGCCGTCGCTCGTGGACGCGCTGCTGGAGCAGGTGGCGCGCTTCCGGGAGCAGCTCCGGCAGCGGGAAGGCAGCGCCGCGGAGGCCGCGCTGCGCCAG GAAATCGAGCGACTTTCTGAGCAactagaagaaaaagagagggagacacAGCAGCTGATGAACCAGCCAGAGTGTGAGCGAGAGAGGGAAGTGGCCCTGCTGAGGAGAAGCGTGGAGGAGAAGGAACGGGCCCGGGCCGCCAGCGACATTCTGTGCCGCTCCTTGGCGGATGAGACCCATCAGCTGCGAAGAACTCTGGCTGCTACTGCCCACATGTGCCAGCATCTGGCCAAGTGTCTGGATGAACGCCAGCGCGCACAGGGGGACGCGGGAGAGAGGAGCCCTGAG CAGCCGAAGTGTGCAGGTGGGGATGCCTCTGTCCACGCTGTTGTTGAGAAGTTACGGGAAGAAAATCGACTGTTAAAGCAGAAAGTGACTCAC GTGGAAGACCTCAATGCCAAGTGGCAGCGCTACGACGCCAGCAGGGACGAGTACGTGAGGGGCCTCCATGCGCAGCTGCAGGGGCTGCAGGCCCCCCACGAGCCTGAGACACCCTCTCCGCCCGAGCTGATGAGGAAGGAGATCTCCCGGCTCAACAGACAGTTGGAGGAGAAAATAAACGACTGTGCAGAAGTGAAGCAGGAGCTGGCGGCCGCGAGGCGGGTGCGGGATGCTGCGCTGGAGCGCGTGCAGATGCTGGAGCAGCAG ATTCTCGCGTACAAGGATGACTTCACATCAGAGAGGGCCGATCGGGAGCGGGCTCAAAGCAGGATTGAGGAGCTGGAGGAACAGctggcctccctgcagccccgggCGTCCTGGAG GACTCTCGAGAGACAGGCTCCTGCTGGATTCACGCCGGGAGCAAAACGCCCAGGCGCTTAG
- the TNIP2 gene encoding TNFAIP3-interacting protein 2 isoform X2 → MSSGDAGSGGREGAPRTAAALCGLYHEAGQRLRRLQDQLAARDALIARLRARLAALEGDAAPSLVDALLEQVARFREQLRQREGSAAEAALRQEIERLSEQLEEKERETQQLMNQPECEREREVALLRRSVEEKERARAASDILCRSLADETHQLRRTLAATAHMCQHLAKCLDERQRAQGDAGERSPEPKCAGGDASVHAVVEKLREENRLLKQKVTHVEDLNAKWQRYDASRDEYVRGLHAQLQGLQAPHEPETPSPPELMRKEISRLNRQLEEKINDCAEVKQELAAARRVRDAALERVQMLEQQILAYKDDFTSERADRERAQSRIEELEEQLASLQPRASWRQDSRETGSCWIHAGSKTPRRLDAGASELAAPGGRRPGTGSQRRGLPAEHGHPGANQRGQGDLQCPHCLQCFSDEQGDELFRHVAECCQ, encoded by the exons ATGTCGTCGGGGGACGCGGGGTccggggggcgggagggggcccCGCGCACGGCTGCCGCGCTCTGCGGCCTGTACCACGAGGCCGGGCAGCGGCTGAGGCGCCTGCAGGACCAGCTGGCCGCCCGAGACGCCCTCATAGCGCGCCTCCGCGCCCGTCTGGCCGCGCTCGAGGGGGACGCGGCGCCGTCGCTCGTGGACGCGCTGCTGGAGCAGGTGGCGCGCTTCCGGGAGCAGCTCCGGCAGCGGGAAGGCAGCGCCGCGGAGGCCGCGCTGCGCCAG GAAATCGAGCGACTTTCTGAGCAactagaagaaaaagagagggagacacAGCAGCTGATGAACCAGCCAGAGTGTGAGCGAGAGAGGGAAGTGGCCCTGCTGAGGAGAAGCGTGGAGGAGAAGGAACGGGCCCGGGCCGCCAGCGACATTCTGTGCCGCTCCTTGGCGGATGAGACCCATCAGCTGCGAAGAACTCTGGCTGCTACTGCCCACATGTGCCAGCATCTGGCCAAGTGTCTGGATGAACGCCAGCGCGCACAGGGGGACGCGGGAGAGAGGAGCCCTGAG CCGAAGTGTGCAGGTGGGGATGCCTCTGTCCACGCTGTTGTTGAGAAGTTACGGGAAGAAAATCGACTGTTAAAGCAGAAAGTGACTCAC GTGGAAGACCTCAATGCCAAGTGGCAGCGCTACGACGCCAGCAGGGACGAGTACGTGAGGGGCCTCCATGCGCAGCTGCAGGGGCTGCAGGCCCCCCACGAGCCTGAGACACCCTCTCCGCCCGAGCTGATGAGGAAGGAGATCTCCCGGCTCAACAGACAGTTGGAGGAGAAAATAAACGACTGTGCAGAAGTGAAGCAGGAGCTGGCGGCCGCGAGGCGGGTGCGGGATGCTGCGCTGGAGCGCGTGCAGATGCTGGAGCAGCAG ATTCTCGCGTACAAGGATGACTTCACATCAGAGAGGGCCGATCGGGAGCGGGCTCAAAGCAGGATTGAGGAGCTGGAGGAACAGctggcctccctgcagccccgggCGTCCTGGAGGCAG GACTCTCGAGAGACAGGCTCCTGCTGGATTCACGCCGGGAGCAAAACGCCCAGGCGCTTAGACGCCGGTGCTTCGGAGCTGGCAGCACCTGGTGGCCGGAGGCCTGGGACAGGGTCCCAGCGGCGGGGACTCCCTGCGGAGCACGGGCACCCCGGAGCGAACCAGAGAGGCCAGGGGGACCTCCAGTGCCCTCACTGCCTGCAGTGCTTCAGCGATGAGCAGGGCGACGAGCTCTTCAGGCACGTGGCCGAGTGCTGCCAGTGA
- the TNIP2 gene encoding TNFAIP3-interacting protein 2 isoform X1 — protein MSSGDAGSGGREGAPRTAAALCGLYHEAGQRLRRLQDQLAARDALIARLRARLAALEGDAAPSLVDALLEQVARFREQLRQREGSAAEAALRQEIERLSEQLEEKERETQQLMNQPECEREREVALLRRSVEEKERARAASDILCRSLADETHQLRRTLAATAHMCQHLAKCLDERQRAQGDAGERSPEQPKCAGGDASVHAVVEKLREENRLLKQKVTHVEDLNAKWQRYDASRDEYVRGLHAQLQGLQAPHEPETPSPPELMRKEISRLNRQLEEKINDCAEVKQELAAARRVRDAALERVQMLEQQILAYKDDFTSERADRERAQSRIEELEEQLASLQPRASWRQDSRETGSCWIHAGSKTPRRLDAGASELAAPGGRRPGTGSQRRGLPAEHGHPGANQRGQGDLQCPHCLQCFSDEQGDELFRHVAECCQ, from the exons ATGTCGTCGGGGGACGCGGGGTccggggggcgggagggggcccCGCGCACGGCTGCCGCGCTCTGCGGCCTGTACCACGAGGCCGGGCAGCGGCTGAGGCGCCTGCAGGACCAGCTGGCCGCCCGAGACGCCCTCATAGCGCGCCTCCGCGCCCGTCTGGCCGCGCTCGAGGGGGACGCGGCGCCGTCGCTCGTGGACGCGCTGCTGGAGCAGGTGGCGCGCTTCCGGGAGCAGCTCCGGCAGCGGGAAGGCAGCGCCGCGGAGGCCGCGCTGCGCCAG GAAATCGAGCGACTTTCTGAGCAactagaagaaaaagagagggagacacAGCAGCTGATGAACCAGCCAGAGTGTGAGCGAGAGAGGGAAGTGGCCCTGCTGAGGAGAAGCGTGGAGGAGAAGGAACGGGCCCGGGCCGCCAGCGACATTCTGTGCCGCTCCTTGGCGGATGAGACCCATCAGCTGCGAAGAACTCTGGCTGCTACTGCCCACATGTGCCAGCATCTGGCCAAGTGTCTGGATGAACGCCAGCGCGCACAGGGGGACGCGGGAGAGAGGAGCCCTGAG CAGCCGAAGTGTGCAGGTGGGGATGCCTCTGTCCACGCTGTTGTTGAGAAGTTACGGGAAGAAAATCGACTGTTAAAGCAGAAAGTGACTCAC GTGGAAGACCTCAATGCCAAGTGGCAGCGCTACGACGCCAGCAGGGACGAGTACGTGAGGGGCCTCCATGCGCAGCTGCAGGGGCTGCAGGCCCCCCACGAGCCTGAGACACCCTCTCCGCCCGAGCTGATGAGGAAGGAGATCTCCCGGCTCAACAGACAGTTGGAGGAGAAAATAAACGACTGTGCAGAAGTGAAGCAGGAGCTGGCGGCCGCGAGGCGGGTGCGGGATGCTGCGCTGGAGCGCGTGCAGATGCTGGAGCAGCAG ATTCTCGCGTACAAGGATGACTTCACATCAGAGAGGGCCGATCGGGAGCGGGCTCAAAGCAGGATTGAGGAGCTGGAGGAACAGctggcctccctgcagccccgggCGTCCTGGAGGCAG GACTCTCGAGAGACAGGCTCCTGCTGGATTCACGCCGGGAGCAAAACGCCCAGGCGCTTAGACGCCGGTGCTTCGGAGCTGGCAGCACCTGGTGGCCGGAGGCCTGGGACAGGGTCCCAGCGGCGGGGACTCCCTGCGGAGCACGGGCACCCCGGAGCGAACCAGAGAGGCCAGGGGGACCTCCAGTGCCCTCACTGCCTGCAGTGCTTCAGCGATGAGCAGGGCGACGAGCTCTTCAGGCACGTGGCCGAGTGCTGCCAGTGA